The Leptolyngbya sp. 'hensonii' sequence CCCGCAGACTGTAATAGTTGGGATGGTTCACCACTTCCATGCGCGCCCGAGGCCGAGCGAAGGGAACCTCAATGATCTGGCCGATGCGGGCTTCTGGACCGTTGGTTAACAGGATAATTCGATCGGATAAGAGGAGCGCCTCATCCACATCATGGGTCACCATGACACAGGTGAGCTGGCCTTCCTCAGCAATGCGGATTAGTTGATCCTGGAGACCACTGCGGGTGAGGGCATCCAGGGCTCCGAAGGGTTCGTCCAGTAGCAAAACCTTGGGGCGAATGGCCAGGGCGCGGGCGATCGAAACCCGCTGTTTCATCCCTCCCGATAACTGGCTGGGCCGTTTGTCGGCGGCGTGGCGTAACTTCACCATATCGATGTGGTGCTCCACAATTCCCCGCCGCTCTCCCCGAGGCAGGTTGCTCATCACCTCATCCACGGCTAGAGCAATATTCTCTCGCACGGTGAGCCAGGGGAGGAGGGAGTAGTTCTGAAACACCACCATGCGATCGGGGCCTGGTGTGGTCACCTGCCTGCCTTCCAGAACAACTCCACCCCGGGAAGGCTTGTCGAGTCCCGCGATGATGTTGAGTAGAGTAGACTTGCCGCAACCGGAGTGGCCGACCAGGGAAATAAATTCCCCTTTCTGGATCTTGAAATCAATATTTCTCAGCGCAACGTAACTCCCCCCATTAGGCAGGGAAAAAATCCGGGAAATGTTGTCTACTTCAACAAAGGAAGACATAGCTTAATGAAAGGTAAGAGTTGGGTATGGAGGAAATAAAGATCTTTCTGGATGTGGGTATTCAGGCCGAATTTTATGCCTGGGGGATGACGCATCCCCTACTTCTGCTCGTCCTGCACCACCAGGGTGGCAATAAAGCCAACCACTTTATCTAGCAGTAGGCCGACAATCCCGACATAAACCAGGGCAATGATGATCTCACTCAGGCGAGAGCTGTTCCAGGCATCCCAGATGAAGAACCCGATGCCAACCCCTCCAGTCAACATCTCAGCCGCCACGATCGCCAGCCAGGAGAGGCCAATACCAATTCGTAGTCCGGTAAAAATGTAGGGAACGGTAGCCGGAAACAGGACTTTGAAAAAGTATTTTGGACTGGATAGTTGCAGAACTCGGGCTACATTGTTGTAATCCTGGGGAATCTGCTTGACACCAACCGTGGTGTTGATGATGATCGGCCAGATTGCTGTAATGAAAATAACGAAGATGGCTGAAGGGTTGGCCTGTCGAAAGGCCGCCAGGGAAATGGGTAACCAGGCCAAGGGTGGTACTGTGCGTAAGATTTGGAAAATGGGGTCTAAGGCCCAAAACATAAACTTGTTCAGGCCAATGAGAATTCCCAGGCAAATCCCCACGATCGCAGCCAGGGAGAACCCGATCGCGACCCGCTGTAAACTAGCAAAGATTTGCAGCCCCAGGCCCTTGTCCGTATCTCCATTATCAAAAAAGGGATCTCGAATCAGATCCCAGGTTTCCGTGAGAACCGTCAAAGGAGCTGGTAGGGGAGCTTTCGGTCCAGAGCAAAGAATTTGCCAGATGACCAGGAAGAGGGTGACGGCAATAATGGGTGGAATGACATACTTGGCTTGCTTCTGAAACCAGGTCAGGATGAGTTTTGGTAAAGCGGAATTGGTTAAGGGTTTTGCCAGGCTGGTTGTCATCCTCTGGATCTCCTATGTGTGTCGAACTCAAGGGGGGATTCGCAAAAATGGGGGGTATTCAGGTACTTTGTCAGGTGTAATTGCAGAAATTTGTTCGGAGCGGACAGTTCTAACGGGGGTAACTGGTCCGCTCCTTTACGGTGGATGCTGATTAGGCTTTGACCTTCTTGATCTTGAGGCTCTTGAGATAGGCTTCAGGGTTCTCCGGATCAAACTTCACCCCATCAAAGAAGGTTTCAATCCCTCGTGAGGTGCTCTTGGGAATAGCGGCTTCTTGGCCGATCGCTTTGGCGGCATCCTTCCAGAGGTCTTCACGGTTGACGGCTTTAACCAGCGCTTTGCTATCGGTATCGGCAGGCAAATACCCCCAGCGAATATCCTCGGTCAGGAACCACAAATCGTGGCTCGCGTAGGGGTAGGAGGCACTGTCAGACCAGAATTTCATCAGGTAAGGACTGTTTTCTTCCACCCGTCCATCCCCATAGTCAAACTTCCCTTTAGCCCGCTCCACAATGTCTTTGGCTGGCACCTTAAACCATTCCCGCTTCGAGAGGATATTGCA is a genomic window containing:
- the ntrB gene encoding nitrate ABC transporter permease, with protein sequence MTTSLAKPLTNSALPKLILTWFQKQAKYVIPPIIAVTLFLVIWQILCSGPKAPLPAPLTVLTETWDLIRDPFFDNGDTDKGLGLQIFASLQRVAIGFSLAAIVGICLGILIGLNKFMFWALDPIFQILRTVPPLAWLPISLAAFRQANPSAIFVIFITAIWPIIINTTVGVKQIPQDYNNVARVLQLSSPKYFFKVLFPATVPYIFTGLRIGIGLSWLAIVAAEMLTGGVGIGFFIWDAWNSSRLSEIIIALVYVGIVGLLLDKVVGFIATLVVQDEQK